In a genomic window of Bdellovibrionota bacterium:
- a CDS encoding carboxypeptidase-like regulatory domain-containing protein: MKLNRSIFSVIPAMFLFSACSDDAPCDFTNQTGCDSGKVCEMTAGGSVGCFAPLVLRGDVFDLADQSAVADARVVALDGNGAGISTVAESDSLGGYELTVPAERDTSGAPASANITLRADASGYQTFPSGLRQPIPIDLSTAVDSGEGNWVVQSSLTDIGLIAQPGGTGTGSIHGIAEVPSNRPGTLVVSETGSPAVGTSAIADRDGNYKIFNLAAGSYAVRGFAKGANYDAGSVDLTDGQDAEVNLALNGEAAATLNGNVQIVNPGSGDATSIILVAESTFNSALVRGDAVPGLRAPDPGTDPNVSGAFTITGIPVGNYVVLAAFENDALVRDPDTCIAGTDILHQAFAAGESVDLSSGFKITGALDVISPGASGPEVVSGTPTFSWVDDSSEKSYHLTVLDSFGNKVWETDEAGHSGDDPSVPYGGTTVLESGMFYQFRVVSISNNDCELSQTEDLKGVFQIQ, from the coding sequence ATGAAGCTCAATCGATCGATCTTTTCCGTGATTCCTGCCATGTTCCTGTTCAGCGCATGCAGCGACGACGCACCATGCGATTTCACGAACCAGACCGGGTGCGACTCGGGCAAAGTCTGCGAGATGACGGCCGGCGGCAGCGTCGGCTGCTTCGCGCCGTTGGTTTTGCGCGGTGACGTATTCGATCTAGCCGACCAATCGGCCGTAGCGGACGCGCGCGTCGTGGCATTGGATGGGAACGGTGCAGGTATCAGTACCGTGGCGGAATCAGACAGTTTGGGAGGCTATGAACTGACGGTTCCTGCCGAGCGGGATACGTCGGGCGCGCCGGCTTCAGCGAACATCACGTTACGGGCGGACGCTTCGGGCTATCAGACGTTCCCCTCCGGACTGCGCCAGCCCATTCCCATCGATCTTTCCACGGCGGTGGATTCGGGCGAGGGAAATTGGGTGGTTCAGTCTTCGCTGACGGATATCGGTTTAATCGCTCAACCCGGCGGTACGGGAACAGGTTCGATCCATGGAATAGCGGAGGTCCCATCCAACAGACCCGGCACTCTTGTCGTGTCGGAAACGGGAAGTCCGGCTGTCGGGACGAGCGCTATCGCGGATCGCGATGGAAACTACAAAATTTTCAACCTTGCCGCCGGATCGTACGCCGTCCGAGGATTTGCGAAGGGCGCGAACTACGATGCGGGATCGGTCGATTTGACTGACGGCCAAGACGCCGAAGTGAATTTGGCGCTCAACGGTGAGGCGGCGGCGACATTGAACGGGAACGTCCAAATCGTGAACCCCGGTTCAGGGGACGCGACGTCCATAATCTTGGTTGCCGAGTCGACATTTAACAGTGCGCTCGTTCGAGGTGACGCGGTTCCCGGCCTTCGCGCCCCGGACCCGGGGACCGACCCAAATGTGAGCGGAGCGTTTACAATCACCGGAATTCCCGTGGGGAATTACGTTGTCCTCGCCGCATTCGAAAACGACGCCTTGGTCCGCGATCCCGATACCTGTATTGCAGGGACAGACATATTGCACCAGGCCTTTGCCGCCGGCGAGAGTGTCGATCTCTCTTCCGGTTTTAAAATTACAGGCGCTCTCGACGTGATCAGCCCGGGAGCGAGCGGCCCCGAGGTCGTGAGCGGAACACCGACGTTTTCGTGGGTCGACGATTCGTCGGAGAAGAGCTACCACTTGACGGTGCTCGATTCGTTCGGGAACAAAGTGTGGGAAACCGATGAGGCCGGTCACAGCGGCGACGATCCGTCGGTGCCTTATGGAGGGACAACCGTACTCGAGTCGGGAATGTTTTATCAATTCCGAGTTGTTTCGATTTCGAACAACGATTGCGAGCTCTCCCAGACCGAAGATTTAAAGGGGGTTTTCCAAATTCAATAA
- a CDS encoding lipocalin-like domain-containing protein, translated as MTKNQLVGVWKLVSYRLLQKGQKSKQPFGPSPVGYLTYTRSGWMSAVLTATKRKRFRSGKYMDGTVREKAHAFETFVAYCGPYSVHHGRVIHHVRGSWFENWVGSRQVRAAILRRNLLTLSTPPYTVNGHHEFAQLVWKKTEESAKLTIPE; from the coding sequence GTGACGAAAAATCAACTGGTCGGCGTCTGGAAGTTGGTCTCCTACCGTCTTCTCCAAAAGGGTCAAAAGTCAAAACAACCGTTTGGTCCAAGTCCGGTCGGTTATCTCACGTACACCCGTTCGGGATGGATGTCGGCGGTTTTAACGGCCACAAAACGAAAACGATTCCGTTCGGGGAAATACATGGACGGAACGGTGCGCGAGAAAGCTCATGCATTTGAAACCTTCGTTGCGTACTGCGGCCCGTACAGCGTGCATCATGGCCGCGTGATCCACCACGTACGGGGGAGCTGGTTTGAAAACTGGGTCGGGAGCCGGCAGGTGAGAGCGGCCATTTTACGACGCAATCTTTTGACCCTCTCTACACCGCCTTATACCGTCAACGGGCACCACGAGTTCGCCCAATTGGTTTGGAAAAAAACGGAAGAAAGTGCGAAACTAACCATTCCAGAATAA
- a CDS encoding TIGR03960 family B12-binding radical SAM protein, whose translation MNHPYAEFLSRVERPARYVGGEFNSIAKPDVPIRFALAFPDIYEIGMSHLGFKILYNILNKEPDIAAERVFAPWPDLEAELRARKLPLISLDTFRSLADFDVVGFSLQYEMTYTNVLNMLDLCGIPLRSKNRTEEYPLIVAGGPCAMSPEPMSPFIDAFVIGDGEEIATELVRAWKGWRQEGVSRTEALAKLATWTGIYVPSCYETAIDSRNDLEVVTGPTSPEVRFPIQRRVVADINKFPFPDKSPVAFTEVVFDRLSVELARGCTEGCRFCQAGMIYRPVRERDPKQVIRTILNGLKNGGYSDASLTCLSTADYSAVSPLIRDLAHELKKQNASLGVSSLRAYGLPEDVMDKMAEVKATGLTFAPEAGTQRMRDVVAKNISEEEMVTAACRAFERGWRQVKTYFMIGLPTETDDDVVGIAETAKRVRHAGRKAAGGKPAEITVSVSSHVPKPHTPFQWAGMDSLEEIERKQRILAQLTRAYRLTFRKHNALISRIEGFLSRGDRRMGEVIERAFQKGCRFDGWDDHLKFDRWMEAISESGVDEQLYVRPLSLDSRLPWQHIDVGVTQEFLAQEYKRALAGRLSPPCGKPFGAKVHHTNLEEHEKDDRKLVCYHCGIACDLTQMRTERSQFLTGMKAFTPLPTVNAPVTRKVRIEPATASPGPRFRMRLTYTKLPPASYVSHLDLVRMIQRQVRRAEIDVAWTGGFHPRPDMEFGPALSLGVPSIGEIVDVVLREEYEPNDLIRRLNPVSDAGVQYLAAEPVAEGSKSLSASVVSADYVMSLPESVLEGVCARLGSDEPFVIERTKNGKTRSMNLRDDLMGFEPFPSMDLPDGLRETLSGHLIRIRLAIRPEGSIHMREVIEKLIGAGAAGAPYARIRLNLGESTPHDVGRSRPAANLMTIVSPLLNLENPL comes from the coding sequence ATGAATCATCCGTACGCAGAATTTCTCTCCCGAGTTGAGCGCCCCGCACGCTATGTCGGAGGCGAGTTCAACAGCATTGCCAAGCCGGATGTTCCCATTCGTTTCGCGCTCGCGTTTCCCGATATATACGAGATCGGGATGTCGCATCTCGGGTTTAAAATTCTCTACAACATCCTCAACAAAGAACCGGACATCGCGGCCGAACGTGTTTTTGCTCCGTGGCCCGATTTGGAAGCCGAGCTTCGCGCGCGGAAACTTCCGCTGATCTCTCTCGATACCTTTCGAAGTCTCGCCGATTTCGACGTCGTCGGTTTCTCGCTCCAGTACGAGATGACGTACACGAACGTTCTGAACATGCTCGATCTCTGTGGAATTCCGCTCCGGTCGAAAAATCGCACCGAGGAATACCCGTTGATCGTGGCCGGAGGACCTTGCGCGATGTCCCCCGAGCCGATGTCTCCGTTCATCGACGCCTTCGTTATCGGCGACGGCGAAGAAATCGCGACGGAACTGGTGCGAGCTTGGAAAGGATGGCGGCAGGAGGGTGTTTCAAGGACCGAGGCTTTAGCGAAACTGGCCACCTGGACGGGAATCTATGTGCCGAGCTGCTACGAAACGGCGATCGATTCCCGGAACGATCTGGAAGTCGTAACCGGTCCCACTTCGCCGGAAGTCCGCTTTCCGATCCAAAGGCGTGTGGTCGCGGACATCAACAAGTTTCCATTCCCCGACAAATCCCCCGTGGCATTCACCGAAGTGGTGTTCGATCGATTATCGGTGGAGTTGGCGCGCGGCTGCACGGAAGGGTGCCGGTTCTGCCAAGCCGGGATGATTTATCGGCCGGTCCGGGAGCGCGATCCGAAGCAGGTGATTCGTACGATTTTAAACGGCCTCAAAAACGGCGGGTACAGCGATGCCTCTCTTACGTGTCTCTCCACGGCGGATTATTCAGCGGTCTCGCCGCTCATTCGAGATCTGGCGCACGAACTCAAAAAGCAAAACGCGTCGCTCGGCGTCTCCTCTCTGAGAGCCTACGGCCTGCCCGAAGACGTCATGGACAAAATGGCCGAAGTGAAGGCTACCGGCCTGACGTTCGCCCCCGAAGCCGGTACTCAAAGAATGCGCGACGTGGTTGCGAAGAACATTTCGGAAGAGGAAATGGTCACGGCGGCTTGCCGGGCGTTCGAACGGGGTTGGCGGCAAGTGAAGACCTATTTCATGATCGGTCTTCCGACGGAGACGGACGATGACGTCGTCGGTATTGCGGAAACGGCGAAGAGGGTACGCCATGCCGGAAGAAAGGCTGCCGGTGGGAAACCGGCGGAAATCACGGTTTCGGTTTCGTCACATGTCCCAAAACCCCACACGCCGTTTCAGTGGGCCGGAATGGATTCGTTGGAGGAGATCGAACGCAAACAGAGGATTCTCGCGCAACTGACGCGGGCGTATCGGCTGACGTTTCGAAAACACAATGCGCTGATTAGTCGCATCGAAGGGTTTCTCTCTCGCGGTGATCGCCGGATGGGGGAAGTGATCGAGCGCGCGTTCCAGAAGGGCTGCCGGTTCGACGGCTGGGACGACCATTTGAAATTTGATCGTTGGATGGAGGCGATTTCGGAATCGGGCGTGGATGAACAGCTTTACGTCCGGCCGCTTTCGCTCGACAGCCGACTACCCTGGCAACATATCGACGTGGGTGTAACCCAGGAGTTTCTCGCCCAGGAATACAAGCGCGCGCTGGCGGGGAGATTGTCGCCTCCATGCGGAAAACCGTTCGGCGCCAAGGTCCACCATACGAATTTGGAAGAACATGAAAAGGACGATCGAAAACTGGTCTGCTACCACTGTGGAATCGCTTGCGACCTCACGCAAATGCGCACCGAACGCTCCCAATTTCTAACGGGAATGAAAGCCTTTACGCCACTACCCACCGTTAACGCCCCTGTTACGAGGAAAGTTCGGATTGAGCCGGCAACGGCGTCGCCGGGTCCGCGGTTTCGCATGAGACTCACCTATACGAAGTTGCCACCGGCATCTTACGTCTCCCATTTGGACCTGGTGCGAATGATTCAGCGGCAGGTCCGGCGGGCGGAAATCGACGTCGCCTGGACCGGAGGATTCCATCCTCGCCCCGACATGGAATTCGGCCCGGCGCTTTCGCTCGGGGTTCCAAGTATCGGTGAAATCGTGGATGTGGTTCTGAGGGAGGAGTACGAACCGAACGACCTGATTCGCCGGCTTAATCCCGTGTCCGATGCCGGCGTTCAATACCTTGCGGCCGAACCCGTCGCTGAAGGGTCAAAATCGCTTTCGGCCTCCGTCGTTTCCGCCGATTACGTGATGTCGCTGCCCGAGTCAGTCTTGGAGGGCGTGTGCGCGCGATTGGGGAGTGATGAACCGTTCGTGATTGAACGGACCAAGAACGGTAAGACGCGATCGATGAATCTGCGTGACGATCTAATGGGGTTCGAACCATTCCCATCCATGGACCTGCCGGATGGATTGCGAGAGACGCTATCGGGTCATCTCATTCGTATCCGTTTGGCGATTCGTCCGGAGGGGAGCATTCACATGCGGGAGGTGATCGAGAAGCTAATCGGTGCCGGTGCCGCAGGGGCACCGTATGCCCGAATTCGGTTGAACTTGGGAGAATCGACTCCGCATGACGTGGGTCGTTCACGCCCAGCGGCGAATCTTATGACAATTGTCTCCCCGTTATTGAATTTGGAAAACCCCCTTTAA
- a CDS encoding integration host factor subunit beta: MTKSDLIEKLSEQGKLSKKQAEMIVAHVFDSMTAAMKAGDRIEIRGFGSFKVKHYKPYVGRNPKTGDKVEVKSKKLPFFKVGKELKEIVDEKKESSPGPTS; encoded by the coding sequence ATGACGAAATCGGATCTGATCGAAAAGCTGTCGGAGCAGGGCAAACTTTCGAAGAAGCAGGCCGAAATGATTGTCGCGCATGTCTTCGATTCCATGACGGCTGCGATGAAAGCTGGAGATCGCATTGAAATACGGGGGTTTGGAAGCTTTAAGGTAAAGCATTACAAACCGTACGTAGGCCGGAACCCCAAAACCGGAGACAAAGTCGAAGTGAAATCGAAGAAACTTCCCTTTTTCAAAGTCGGCAAAGAACTGAAGGAAATCGTCGACGAGAAAAAGGAATCGTCACCAGGTCCGACTTCGTAG